GTTCCTGTCCTTTCTGCCGTCACCCATATGCGCCTCCCGCTCCAAGGTTCACATCGCCGTGACGATCATTAAAGACGGGAAAACGACCGGCGACTCTTTACGGCCACCTCCTTCCTCGTGCATCCGGTTCGGGTTTGTCTACAGGTTCGACGGGACGGGGTCTATTATTGATGTTCCTACCGATCGGTGGTCGGTTTCAAGAGGATTCGCGGATCCTTCACCACTTGCTGTGGACCCCGGCCAGGTGGTTGGCAGGGCCGTGGCCGCCGCCGATCGCGGGGCCGCTCCGGATGGCCTCGGTGACGTATTCCTTGGCGCGCCGGACGGCGTCCGGAACGGGGAGCCCCTTGGCAAGGCCCGCCGCGATGGCGGATGCGAAGGTGCAGCCGGTCCCCTGCGTGTTCCGGGACTTCATCCACGGCGAGGTCAGCAGGACCAGATCCTCCCCGTCGCAAAGGACATCGACCGCTTTCCCCTCGATGTCCATGCTTCCCCCTTTGAGGACCACCCACCGGCAGCCGAATTCCGCCAGCTCCCGCGCGGCCTCCTTCATCGCGTCGATGGTGCGGACCTTCCGCTCCAGCAGCGCTTCGGCCTCGAAAAGGTTGGGGGTGATGATCTCCGCCAGGGGGAGCAGCTCGTCGCGGATCGCCTTGCGCGCCTCCTCCGTCAGGAGCGGATCGCCGCTCTTGGCGACCATCACCGGGTCGACGACGAGGTTGGGGATCTTGTACTTGCGGACCGATTCCGCCACCGCCCGCACGATCGCGGCGTTCGCCAGCATCCCGGTCTTCGCCGCGTCGGTCCCGATGTCCGTCATGACGCTCTGGATCTGCTTCCGGACGAAGTCCGGGGAGACGTCGAAGATCCCCTGCACGCCCAGCGTGTTCTGGGCCGTGAGGGCGGTGACGACGGACATCCCGTGGACGCCGAAGGCCATGAACGTCTTCAGGTCGGCCTGGATGCCGGCGCCTCCCCCGCTGTCGGACCCGGCGATGGTCAGCGCCCTTTTCATTTTCCCTTTCTCCTTTTCCCGCCTCCCGGCTCCTCCCGGAAATGGTCCCAGCCGGACGGCTTCAGCGCGGTCTTCCTCCCGGCGGCATCCACCCGGCAGTAGCCCTCCCGCCGGTCGACGATCCTTCCGATCTCCGTGACGGGAATGCCCGTATTCCCGGGCAGCGCCCGGATCTTCCGCTCCGGCGCGCCGGGAGGGACGGTGAACAGCAGCTCGTAATCCTCCCCGTTGTGCAGCGCGAGGTCGAGGACGGACCTGCCGGACTTCTCCGCGATCTCCGCGATCCGCTCCGGCAGCGGGAGCAGCTCCTCCCGGATCTCCGCGCCCACGCCGCTGCGCTCGCAGATGTGGTACAGGTCGCCCGCCACGCCGTCGCTCAGGTCGATCATTGCGGAGGCGACGCCCGACCGGGCGATCTTTTGACCCATTCCCACGCGCGGGACGGGCAGGACGTGGCGGTCCGCCAGCTCCCGGTATTTCCCGGGGACCTTCTTCCCGTAGATCCGGAGCGCCTCCATCCCCGCGGCGGAAGCCCCCAGCGTCCCGGTGACGAAGATGCGGTCGCCGGGCCGCGCGCCGTCGCGGGTCAGCACCTTCGAAAGCTCGGCCTCCCCCAGCAGGGTGACGTCGACGACCAGCTCTTCCCGCGTCCTCGCCAGGTTTCCGCCGATGACGTAGGCCCCGTAGGCCCGCATCTCGTCCCGCATCCCCTCGAACAGCCGCTCGAAGCTTTCCACGGGCAGGTCGGCGGGGAGCCCCAGCGAGACCAGCGCGTACGTCGGCTTCCCTCCCATGGAAGCGATGTCGCTGAGGTTCACCGCCATGGATTTCCGCCCCAC
This DNA window, taken from Thermodesulfobacteriota bacterium, encodes the following:
- the thiL gene encoding thiamine-phosphate kinase → MKGVRRTVGETGEFNLIDRIRKILPVSRNRELRVDIGDDTAVVALDRRRALLLTCDIQVEGRHFLFDRTTPYRVGRKSMAVNLSDIASMGGKPTYALVSLGLPADLPVESFERLFEGMRDEMRAYGAYVIGGNLARTREELVVDVTLLGEAELSKVLTRDGARPGDRIFVTGTLGASAAGMEALRIYGKKVPGKYRELADRHVLPVPRVGMGQKIARSGVASAMIDLSDGVAGDLYHICERSGVGAEIREELLPLPERIAEIAEKSGRSVLDLALHNGEDYELLFTVPPGAPERKIRALPGNTGIPVTEIGRIVDRREGYCRVDAAGRKTALKPSGWDHFREEPGGGKRRKGK
- the thiD gene encoding bifunctional hydroxymethylpyrimidine kinase/phosphomethylpyrimidine kinase, whose product is MKRALTIAGSDSGGGAGIQADLKTFMAFGVHGMSVVTALTAQNTLGVQGIFDVSPDFVRKQIQSVMTDIGTDAAKTGMLANAAIVRAVAESVRKYKIPNLVVDPVMVAKSGDPLLTEEARKAIRDELLPLAEIITPNLFEAEALLERKVRTIDAMKEAARELAEFGCRWVVLKGGSMDIEGKAVDVLCDGEDLVLLTSPWMKSRNTQGTGCTFASAIAAGLAKGLPVPDAVRRAKEYVTEAIRSGPAIGGGHGPANHLAGVHSKW